Proteins encoded together in one Pseudomonadota bacterium window:
- a CDS encoding FecR domain-containing protein, translating to MAHCSPWLRVGILFRKKVCLIPAALMVLFLLILFCGISMGSGPDSPTYDPEKRVLDIPCVDVRGEQLSWLLQESARKKGQFTIISEAKSKVKSETKPAVFYPSVNTLIIPGLVMGNKVLDWTLSRNPDGSFKFESEVLVNILSAEAVVESHHGDASFKAVGEVVYVVGQAYSEEGSISLPLQTGSPIYKNNIIVTRELSRIEIHFSDNTILAMGENSRIVINEYVFSPENEDDSTLLMLMSHGRYRVLAGSIAKINPEKFTLKSSLAEIRIKGTEVMVVSDPEGDQLYVLEISQGRSLEVSDKAGNKRVIQAARTAVDLAPDKEIGFVRRVTPGEWDRLEKMLPIVFRPIQGKGRPGRSSVIDQIVDRQFMMRIDESMESSAEQWFVFPKPREIKTQDARILDRSDPQRYKFNADSYQPLECDKCHKADYAKIMEKKYVHLPVLKKDCPVCHVSLKNRQAMKIEMLHFYKFVAQKESYDGKNDKPLTEREKKTVMATLEREEDERIYVHAQTDDARDYYQKIFLPPMKTLPELDADKGPLKIHDVRVSEIKHDLFTTATITWKTNRLSRAIINSGIDQLDNSPIIDRSWGYEHEITLSELRQDTRYQFSIIANDLQGKKAESGIHRFSTKEDILETREQKIKGSMDLANEFFCYEDNYIVRFTANQPMFLQLARLPDAFAAKEWLLPEDHPIMTSRRMMNIDICYNCHEYRRGHVVNVPPRRGMKFPAEYPVLPDGRMTCQSCHIGHSADINQRVRNEDLSLLCIGCHTEKGFVVRYDVKE from the coding sequence ATGGCCCATTGCTCTCCCTGGTTACGCGTTGGTATTTTGTTTAGAAAAAAGGTCTGCCTGATCCCTGCGGCCCTTATGGTTCTTTTCCTCCTGATTCTGTTTTGCGGGATTTCCATGGGATCCGGTCCGGATTCACCAACCTATGACCCGGAAAAAAGAGTACTCGATATTCCCTGTGTGGATGTCCGCGGCGAGCAGTTGAGCTGGTTACTGCAGGAAAGCGCTCGGAAAAAGGGGCAGTTCACTATAATTTCCGAAGCGAAATCCAAGGTGAAATCCGAGACAAAACCGGCGGTGTTTTATCCCAGTGTGAACACCTTGATTATTCCGGGACTGGTGATGGGTAATAAGGTGCTGGACTGGACATTGTCCCGTAATCCCGACGGGTCATTCAAGTTTGAAAGCGAAGTGCTGGTAAATATTCTTTCTGCCGAAGCGGTTGTCGAGAGTCATCATGGCGATGCGTCATTCAAGGCCGTTGGCGAGGTTGTCTATGTTGTCGGGCAGGCCTACAGTGAGGAAGGCTCAATCTCGCTGCCCCTTCAAACCGGCAGTCCGATCTATAAAAATAATATTATCGTCACCAGGGAACTGAGCCGTATAGAAATCCATTTCAGTGACAACACTATTCTTGCCATGGGCGAAAACAGCAGAATTGTCATTAACGAGTATGTTTTCAGCCCTGAAAACGAGGACGACTCAACGTTGCTGATGCTGATGTCCCATGGCAGATACCGGGTCCTTGCCGGCAGCATTGCAAAAATTAATCCTGAGAAATTTACGCTCAAATCGTCCCTTGCCGAAATCCGTATAAAAGGCACAGAGGTTATGGTTGTCTCCGACCCTGAAGGCGATCAGCTCTATGTGCTGGAAATCAGCCAGGGCCGAAGCCTTGAGGTCAGTGATAAGGCAGGCAACAAGCGGGTGATCCAGGCAGCCAGGACTGCGGTGGATCTTGCACCGGATAAGGAGATAGGTTTTGTCCGCAGGGTGACTCCGGGTGAATGGGACAGGCTTGAGAAGATGCTACCCATTGTTTTCAGGCCGATTCAAGGGAAAGGCCGGCCGGGGCGGTCGTCAGTCATTGACCAGATAGTTGATAGACAGTTCATGATGCGGATTGATGAAAGCATGGAGTCATCCGCAGAGCAATGGTTTGTGTTTCCAAAACCCCGGGAAATCAAAACGCAGGATGCAAGGATCCTTGACCGCTCTGATCCGCAACGCTACAAGTTTAACGCCGATTCGTACCAACCCTTGGAATGCGATAAGTGCCATAAGGCTGATTATGCGAAAATCATGGAGAAGAAATATGTCCATCTGCCGGTGCTTAAAAAGGATTGCCCGGTGTGTCATGTCTCATTGAAAAATCGGCAGGCGATGAAAATCGAAATGCTCCACTTTTATAAATTTGTCGCCCAGAAGGAATCCTATGACGGCAAGAATGACAAGCCGTTGACCGAAAGAGAAAAAAAGACGGTTATGGCAACTCTCGAAAGAGAGGAGGATGAAAGGATTTATGTCCACGCTCAAACTGATGACGCCCGGGATTATTACCAGAAAATTTTTCTGCCGCCGATGAAAACCCTGCCGGAGTTGGATGCGGATAAGGGGCCGTTGAAAATTCATGATGTACGGGTAAGTGAAATAAAGCATGATCTTTTTACCACCGCCACCATCACCTGGAAAACAAACCGGTTGTCCAGGGCAATCATTAATTCAGGCATTGATCAATTGGATAATTCGCCGATTATCGACCGGAGCTGGGGCTATGAACATGAAATTACTCTTTCCGAGTTGAGACAAGACACCAGGTATCAGTTTTCAATCATTGCCAATGATCTCCAGGGCAAGAAAGCTGAGTCCGGCATTCATCGTTTTTCCACCAAAGAAGACATCCTGGAAACCAGGGAACAAAAGATAAAAGGGTCAATGGACCTGGCCAATGAGTTTTTCTGTTATGAAGATAACTATATTGTCAGATTTACCGCCAATCAACCCATGTTTTTACAGCTCGCGAGGCTTCCGGATGCCTTTGCCGCAAAGGAATGGCTGCTCCCGGAAGATCATCCGATCATGACCAGCAGAAGAATGATGAATATTGATATCTGTTATAACTGCCATGAATACCGCAGAGGCCATGTGGTTAATGTGCCACCCCGTCGGGGCATGAAATTCCCGGCCGAATACCCGGTGCTGCCTGACGGGCGTATGACCTGTCAGTCCTGCCATATCGGCCATTCAGCGGATATCAATCAGCGGGTGAGAAACGAGGATTTAAGCCTGCTCTGCATCGGCTGCCATACCGAGAAGGGCTTTGTTGTCAGGTATGATGTTAAGGAATGA
- a CDS encoding PilZ domain-containing protein, which produces MEEHRKEKRVLPLELEPVEVQIMGDGFLDILNARDIGRNGIGIFVPPSFASAGIEKEVTLIISLPGFKSFDAAGVIMHKKLQDNDSGNICFGINFTKIRSYDQEILRTYVENRIRDNRLHVRVHPSPEEPLDARAIKDDKTENVDIQDISLGGLKAGGAKIITQIPPDDAIDFVVVLPGGDKLEITGHLKHIDQDNKTFGLCFSELGREQTSLLEKYISRRVKELQKQVDYQS; this is translated from the coding sequence ATGGAAGAGCACAGAAAAGAAAAAAGGGTTTTGCCTCTGGAGCTTGAACCTGTCGAAGTGCAGATCATGGGAGACGGCTTTCTTGATATCCTCAATGCGCGGGACATCGGCAGAAACGGCATCGGCATTTTTGTGCCGCCGAGCTTTGCCAGCGCCGGCATTGAAAAGGAAGTCACCTTGATCATTTCTCTTCCCGGTTTCAAAAGTTTTGATGCCGCCGGCGTCATCATGCACAAAAAACTCCAGGACAATGATTCCGGCAATATCTGTTTTGGGATCAACTTCACCAAAATCCGCTCCTATGACCAGGAAATCCTCAGAACATATGTTGAAAATAGAATCAGGGATAACCGGTTGCATGTCCGGGTGCATCCTTCCCCGGAAGAACCCCTCGATGCCCGGGCAATCAAGGATGACAAAACCGAAAATGTCGATATTCAGGATATCAGCCTTGGAGGGTTAAAGGCTGGCGGCGCCAAGATTATTACCCAGATACCGCCGGACGACGCCATTGACTTTGTTGTGGTCCTTCCCGGTGGAGACAAGCTCGAGATAACCGGTCATCTGAAGCATATTGATCAAGACAACAAAACCTTTGGATTATGCTTCTCAGAACTGGGCAGGGAACAGACCAGCCTGCTGGAAAAATATATCAGCCGCCGGGTGAAGGAACTTCAGAAGCAGGTGGATTATCAAAGCTGA
- a CDS encoding DUF2914 domain-containing protein — protein sequence MKKLPPKVENAYKRLLPYLTALFFTSGFFFDVVTLGRIDNILNILSHGAYLLAVIFILRNQIVGAAAPPHAHRGILLFFEYQNELLHFLLGALLNAFVIFYFKSGSVANTFVLLMILAVLLIANELQIFKKQGPALKVALIVISLVSYFIYLVPVTLGKTGTGIFALSVFCACVVLAGFWYYLFRKQIDRRKIYKNLVIPAGCVLLGFVLLYALKIIPPIPLSLKHLGIYHAMEVSGDQYILYRQTPNWRFWSKGDQEFVARPGDRIYLFAKIFSPGGFKGKVFLHFQYHLRNGEWKTSDRIPMNIVGGRADGFRGHAYKQNYDQGEWRAKVETENGLEIGRISFTVTLSDEKEERKFYTELH from the coding sequence ATGAAAAAGCTTCCTCCGAAAGTGGAGAACGCCTATAAACGGCTCTTGCCATATTTAACGGCCCTGTTTTTTACATCCGGGTTCTTTTTTGATGTGGTCACTCTGGGCCGGATTGACAATATCCTGAATATCCTCAGCCATGGCGCCTATCTCTTGGCTGTAATATTTATTCTTAGAAATCAGATAGTTGGAGCAGCAGCACCCCCCCATGCACACAGGGGCATCCTGCTTTTTTTTGAATACCAGAATGAATTGCTGCATTTTCTGTTGGGCGCTCTGCTCAACGCCTTTGTGATTTTTTATTTCAAGAGCGGCTCGGTTGCCAACACCTTTGTGCTCCTCATGATTCTCGCGGTTCTGCTCATCGCCAACGAATTGCAGATTTTTAAAAAACAGGGTCCGGCATTAAAGGTCGCACTGATTGTTATCAGTTTGGTCAGTTATTTCATTTATCTGGTGCCGGTCACCCTTGGAAAGACCGGCACCGGTATTTTTGCCTTGAGTGTTTTTTGTGCCTGTGTGGTGCTTGCCGGGTTCTGGTATTATCTTTTCAGAAAGCAGATTGACAGAAGAAAAATTTATAAAAATCTTGTAATCCCGGCAGGTTGCGTTCTGCTTGGCTTTGTGCTGCTCTATGCCCTGAAAATAATCCCGCCCATACCGCTGAGTCTCAAGCATCTGGGGATTTACCATGCCATGGAGGTGTCCGGCGACCAATATATTCTCTACAGGCAGACGCCGAACTGGCGGTTCTGGTCAAAAGGCGATCAGGAGTTTGTGGCGCGGCCCGGCGACCGGATTTATCTGTTTGCCAAGATTTTTTCTCCGGGCGGTTTTAAGGGCAAGGTTTTTCTTCACTTCCAATACCATCTGAGGAACGGGGAGTGGAAAACCTCGGACAGGATTCCGATGAATATTGTAGGGGGCCGCGCCGACGGGTTTCGCGGTCATGCCTATAAACAGAATTATGATCAGGGCGAATGGCGGGCAAAGGTGGAAACCGAAAACGGTCTTGAAATCGGCCGGATCAGTTTTACTGTGACATTGTCAGACGAGAAGGAAGAAAGAAAATTTTATACAGAGCTCCATTAA